From Streptomyces sp. SCSIO 75703:
CGCCCACGTACGGCGGACACCCCCCTGTCCCGGCCACCCGCCCACCGGCGGGTGGCCGGGATATTTCATTTTGCAGGGCGTGCATCTTTGCATACCATGCAACCCATGTCGGAGAACGGTGTCGCGCGGGGTGGCCTGCGCGAGCGGAAGAAGCGCGCCACCAGGGCCGCTCTCGCCGAATCCGCGATCAGGCTCGCCGCCGAGCACGGGGCGGAGAAGGTCACCGTCGAGGCCATCAGCGCCGCGGCCGGTGTCTCCGTCCGCACCTTCTTCAACTACTTCGACAGCCGCGACGACGCCTTCGTGGTGATCGACGCGGACGCGGGCGCCCGCATCCGGCAGGCCCTGCTCGACGCCCCCGCGCGGCTCTCCCCGACGGAGGCGCTGTGCGAGGCGATCATCGTCGAGCTGGCCGAGGCGGAGCAGCAACAGGAGCTGTGGCGGCTGCACGCCGACGTGCTGAACGCCTCCCCGCACCTCCTGGTCCGCAACCTCGGCGCCCACATGGCCGACGAGACCGCGCTCGCCGAGGCCGTCGCCGCGCGCCTGCGCCCCGGCGAACCGGCCACCGCGCCGGACGCGAGCGACGAGGAGCGGCGCCGGGCCCTGGAGCTGTACCCGCGGCTGCTGGCCGCGCTGGCGGGCACCGCGGTGCGGGTCAGCGTCGAACACTGGTGCGCCCGTCAGGAGGAGACGGCCTTCCCGGACGTCTTCCGGGAGGTGTTCGCCCTCCTGGCCGCCGGCCTCCCGGCGCCCTCCGCCTGACCCCGCCCCGGACCGGCCGCCCGGCCCCGCGGTCCCCGCTCCACCGGCACCACCCGCCCCACCCCTCGCCTGCCCCGCCCCGGGCCCGCCGACGCCGGTCGGCGCCCAGGACGCGCGCACCAGCCGACCATCACCGAGAGAGACGAAGAACGCCCGTGACCGCAGCCCAGGCGCCCGCCGACGCGCCTCCCACCTCCATGACCCATCGGCAGATACTCCAGGCCATGTCCGGCCTGATGGCCGGCATGTTCGTCGCGATCCTGGCCGGCACGGTGGTCTCCAACGCCCTGCCGACGATCATCGCCGACCTGGGCGCCAGCCAGTCGTCCTACACGTGGGTCGTCACCTCCGAACTGCTGGCCATGACCGCGACGGTGCCCCTGTGGGGCAAGCTGTCCGACCTCTTCAACAAGAAGCTGCTGCTCCAACTCTCGCTGGGCCTCTTCGTGGTCGGCTCGCTGCTGGCGGGTTTCTCGCACGGCGTCGAACTGCTGATCTTCAGCCGGGTCGTGCAGGGCATCGGCGCGGGTGGTCTCACCGCCCTCGCACAGGTCGTGATGGCC
This genomic window contains:
- a CDS encoding TetR family transcriptional regulator, translating into MQPMSENGVARGGLRERKKRATRAALAESAIRLAAEHGAEKVTVEAISAAAGVSVRTFFNYFDSRDDAFVVIDADAGARIRQALLDAPARLSPTEALCEAIIVELAEAEQQQELWRLHADVLNASPHLLVRNLGAHMADETALAEAVAARLRPGEPATAPDASDEERRRALELYPRLLAALAGTAVRVSVEHWCARQEETAFPDVFREVFALLAAGLPAPSA